In one Lycium barbarum isolate Lr01 chromosome 7, ASM1917538v2, whole genome shotgun sequence genomic region, the following are encoded:
- the LOC132601537 gene encoding uncharacterized protein LOC132601537 — MESYRRRLGLKTAICNISGKIWAFVDEEYEVTFLMDTVQQLTQNLFNGDIEGEMVVTLVYAKCDRIERIELWDSLYNLASDMTIPWLVGGDFNVITDEEEKYGGLPVSLNEVEDFRHCIQTCNLTDLGYKGSVFTWWNGRGADDCVFKRLDRCLGNFEFQQLFLGLEITHLIKLGSDHSPLLLECKQHVQQFKKSFKFLNFWTKHVTFLDVVKENWTTDVIANSFMTFNVNLKTLKKVLSIWSKATYGDIFQQITNLEEVIKAHEALFEADPSFANREKLMKVQTELTRVLHLEEEFWKQKAGMSWFQDGDKNSKFFHAHVNGRRKMLQLKRIQNSVGQWIDNEQDMADEAIRYFQAQFHETVVPTRFDILKHVPSMISNEQNEELVAVPTKEEVKQAVLV; from the coding sequence ATGGAAAGTTACAGAAGAAGGTTGGGGCTTAAGACTGCTATTTGCAATATTTCTGGCAAAATTTGGGCCTTTGTTGATGAAGAATATGAAGTAACATTCTTGATGGACACTGTTCAGCAGCTTACACAGAATTTATTCAACGGGGATATAGAAGGGGAGATGGTTGTCACCTTGGTCTATGCTAAGTGTgatagaattgaaagaattgaacttTGGGATTCCCTGTATAACCTTGCTTCTGATATGACAATTCCATGGTTAGTTGGGGGTGACTTTAATGTCATCACTGATGAAGAGGAGAAGTATGGTGGCCTACCGGTGTCTCTGAATGAAGTTGAAGATTTCAGGCATTGTATTCAAACTTGTAATCTTACTGATTTGGGGTATAAGGGAAGTGTCtttacatggtggaatgggagagGAGCAGATGACTGTGTATTCAAAAGGTTGGATAGGTGCTTGGGTAATTTTGAGTTTCAGCAGTTGTTTCTAGGATTGGAAATCACTCATTTGATCAAGCTTGGCTCAGATCATTCTCCTTTGTTGCTAGAATGCAAGCAACATGTCCAACAGTTTAAGAAATCTTTCAAATTTTTAAACTTTTGGACCAAGCATGTTACTTTTCTTGATGTTGTAAAGGAAAACTGGACAACAGATGTGATTGCTAATTCCTTTATGACATTCAATGTGAATTTGAAAACATTGAAGAAAGTTTTATCAATTTGGAGTAAAGCTACTTATGGTGATATATTTCAGCAGATAACCAATTTGGAAGAAGTTATTAAGGCTCATGAAGCATTGTTTGAAGCTGATCCTTCCTTTGCCAATAGGGAAAAGCTTATGAAGGTGCAGACTGAACTTACAAGGGTACTGCATTTGGAAGAAGAGTTCTGGAAACAGAAAGCAGGCATGAGCTGGTTTCAAGATGGTGATAAGAACTCAAAATTTTTCCATGCACATGTAAATGGCAGAAGGAAGATGTTGCAGCTAAAGAGAATTCAAAATAGTGTTGGTCAATGGATTGATAATGAGCAGGATATGGCAGATGAGGCAATTAGATATTTTCAGGCACAATTTCATGAAACAGTGGTTCCTACACGGTTTGATATCCTGAAACATGTTCCATCCATGATTAGTAACGAGCAGAATGAAGAACTCGTGGCAGTTCCTACGAAAGAAGAGGTGAAACAGGCTGTTTTGGTTTAA